Part of the bacterium genome is shown below.
AGATTCGCATGAGCGTTTGACTGAGAAAATTCGGGTGTTTAGATCCAGAATTTCACATTCGGAATTCGGGTGGAATGCAGGCTGCATTCCACGTACGGAAAGCATTTTAATATAACTATGGAATATTCTGCTTCTTAGTGAAATTTCAGAGGAAAGTTCGCTTTCTATTTGTTCCAAATTCAGTTTTTCTCTATTTATTGACCGTGCTCTTCCGGTAAGTTCTACGCCCTGCTCATAGTTCCTGGATCCAAGAAGGCTGTGAATGTATACTGCTGGTATTCCAGGCAGTACAAGGGGTATTGACTGAGATGCAAGGAATTTTTTTGCAATAGTTTCATCGGAGTCGTTTTGTTGAGCAACAGCATCAACATATGAAATGTTGAGCTCGTATGGAATTTTTTTTCTGCCTTCTGTCTTGTAAGATACTCTTCCGTGGTTTTCCCTGACATGTTCTATTAATTGTTCAATTTCATTATCATTAATATAACCTTTAAGCGGCAGCAGCCCTATACCGTCATGGGATGCGGTAAAATTAAGAAAAGTTGTTTCATCAGAAGAAAATTTAAGTGTATGTGCCCATTTTGTCAGAATTGTCGAGTCCTGTTTAAGGAGTGTGTAAAGTGTCAGTGGAGGAAGCGTAAAGTTGTAAATTATATGTGCTTCATCGTGTCCGCTGCCGAAGTATGATATATTCTGTTTGTGAGGAACATTTGTTTCCGTAAGAATGATACACTCCCTTTGTGCCGCTTCTGTTATAAGGCGAAAAAGTTTAACTAAAAGATGAACCTGCCTTTGATGAATGCACGCTGTTCCTTTTTCCTTCCACAGATAAGCAATAGCATCAAGCCTTACCATGGAAGCTCCCTTTTGGATGTAGAAAAGAAAGACATCAATCATTTTAATAAGCACATTAATACTTTTATAATTCAAATCTATCTGATCTTCACTGAAAGTCGTCCATAAAAAAACTTTTGAACCGTCCTTTTTGATAAATGGGGTTAAAAGCGGCAATGCTCTCGGCCTGGCTACCATTGAGAGGTCTTCATCAGGATCCATTTCTATTGCGAGATGTTCAAATTCCTTTTCTCCTGCAAGATATTTTTTGAACCACGTACTTTTTGCAGAAATATGGTTAAGCACAAGGTCGAACATGAGTTTTGTATTTTTGCCGAGATTTTCAATGTCTCTCCATGAACCGAGCTGAGGATTTACCTCTTTGTAATCAATTATGGAAAAGCCGTCATCTGAAGAGAAAGGAAAA
Proteins encoded:
- a CDS encoding sugar phosphorylase; the encoded protein is MADLTKQRDLKKYSSLSQSEIREKIREILTELYSRTDAETAFEKIIQLSEKYKKTNNNTGALFSEKDILLITYGDSIFKYGEKPLKTLLHFYNDKLKQVVSFIHILPFFPFSSDDGFSIIDYKEVNPQLGSWRDIENLGKNTKLMFDLVLNHISAKSTWFKKYLAGEKEFEHLAIEMDPDEDLSMVARPRALPLLTPFIKKDGSKVFLWTTFSEDQIDLNYKSINVLIKMIDVFLFYIQKGASMVRLDAIAYLWKEKGTACIHQRQVHLLVKLFRLITEAAQRECIILTETNVPHKQNISYFGSGHDEAHIIYNFTLPPLTLYTLLKQDSTILTKWAHTLKFSSDETTFLNFTASHDGIGLLPLKGYINDNEIEQLIEHVRENHGRVSYKTEGRKKIPYELNISYVDAVAQQNDSDETIAKKFLASQSIPLVLPGIPAVYIHSLLGSRNYEQGVELTGRARSINREKLNLEQIESELSSEISLRSRIFHSYIKMLSVRGMQPAFHPNSECEILDLNTRIFSVKRSCES